A genomic window from Montipora capricornis isolate CH-2021 chromosome 8, ASM3666992v2, whole genome shotgun sequence includes:
- the LOC138014553 gene encoding cytosolic beta-glucosidase-like, with amino-acid sequence MAEDEGKLFGEFPKDFMWGASTSAYQIEGGWDADGKGPSIWDTYTHADAAAARATGDVACDSYHKAGEDVKLLKNLGVRFYRFSISWSRIFPKGTVDELNLPGVDYYNKLIDLLLESNITPVITLYHFDLPQTLQDEYDGWLNTKMVDFFNDYAKFCFGAFGDRVKWWITFNEPWEAAFLGYGLGLHPPNRNDIKTAPYKVARIMLLAHAKAWHTYDQGFRATQQGKLSIILNVQWGEPKTDKQTDLDAAERYLEWFLGWFANPVFVNGDWPEVMKMTVLKNSESEGIPNRLPEFTEEEKSFIKGTADFFALNVYSSFLIEHQEYPPEVDWNYETDRQLKESADLSWQRGALYFMYKTPWSLRKLLNWIKEHYDDPEIIITENGFAVDGESDLALEAALNDTQRVEYLTSYINEILKAIRLDGVRVKGYFVWSLMDNFEWTSGYRIRFGIHSVDFDDPNRPRTPKRSAQVYKEIIHNNGFPRQTQEKSEL; translated from the exons ATGGCAGAGGATGAAGGAAAGCTCTTTGGCGAATTTCCCAAAGATTTCATGTGGGGAGCTTCGACTTCGGCGTATCAAATCGAAGGAGGATGGGATGCAGATGGAAAGGGACCCAGCATTTGGGATACGTATACTCACGCAGACGCAGCTGCCGCTAGAGCAACTGGAGATGTTGCGTGCGATTCTTACCACAAAGCGGGTGAAGATGTTAAGCTGTTGAAAAACCTTGGGGTCAGATTTTACAGGTTTTCAATCTCGTGGTCCAGAATTTTCCCGAAAGGAACCGTGGACGAACTAAATCTCCCTGGGGTTGACTACTACAACAAGCTAATCGACTTGTTGCTGGAAAGTAATATCACCCCAGTCATTACTTTATATCATTTCGATTTACCTCAGACACTGCAAGACGAGTACGACGGCTGGTTGAATACAAAGATGGTCGACTTTTTTAACGATTATGCGAAGTTTTGTTTTGGTGCTTTTGGCGATCGGGTGAAATGGTGGATCACGTTCAACGAGCCATGGGAAGCAGCCTTTTTAGGATACGGACTTGGCCTACATCCACCGAATAGGAACGATATCAAAACTGCCCCCTACAAAG ttgCCCGTATTATGCTTCTGGCTCATGCCAAGGCTTGGCACACCTATGATCAGGGTTTTCGTGCCACTCAACAAGGAAAACTGTCAATCATTCTTAATGTACAATGGGGTGAACCCAAGACTGACAAGCAAACTGATCTAGATGCTGCTGAACGCTATCTTGAGTGGTTTTTGGGATGGTTTGCCAATCCTGTATTTGTTAATGGAGACTGGCCTGAAGTTATGAAGATGACAGTATTAAAAAATAGCGAGTCTGAAGGAATACCAAACAG ACTTCCTGAGTTTACTGAAGAAGAAAAGAGTTTCATCAAGGGGACAGCAGATTTCTTCGCTTTGAACGTGTACTCGTCATTTCTTATTGAACACCAAGAATATCCTCCCGAAGTGGACTGGAACTATGAAACTGATCGGCAGTTGAAGGAATCTGCTGACCTATCCTGGCAAAGAG GAGCTTTGTATTTTATGTATAAAACCCCTTGGAGCTTGCGTAAACTCCTTAATTGGATTAAAGAGCATTACGATGACCCTGAAATTATAATCACAGAGAATGGATTCGCTGTTGATGGTGAAAGCGACCTCGCACTTGAAGCTGCCTTGAATGACACGCAACGAGTCGAATACCTAACGTCTTACATCAACGAAATACTCAAAGCGATCCGATTGGATGGTGTCCGAGTAAAGGGTTATTTTGTGTGGTCACTTATGGATAACTTTGAGTGGACATCTGGATATCGCATAAGATTTGGAATTCATTCCGTCGATTTTGATGATCCAAATCGGCCCCGAACCCCTAAAAGATCTGCACAGGTCTATAAAGAGATCATACACAACAACGGCTTTCCAAGGCAAACGCAGGAGAAATCAGAGTTGTAA
- the LOC138060306 gene encoding uncharacterized protein, which yields MIASLPIFLFGIFFNLYVTAYCFHWSRWRSMNNLKYFVVFQTIVNSGNLLSHLVLMLRDELHAEHANTRDHAICDTLPNITALLMSLSVFNLTAFIVVRYLKIERRWSFSTVKITLTFLAILLSTAALLYPALSYFYLEMPVIKCNGCYCPSPGVSWEANFDVCLYGYMFVMLQFVVPAVILLSSVFRAVARHLENSRPLKARGRSICILRCDLKNINIATLGTFLVIIFSLPVRGIRFVGGESLFSNNVSPVEIELLNSVFYVLEVLWACVTAFLPFCLKHLTDNEILGQRILKTAVQSDLYCSQRRTYYEAFEELELWE from the coding sequence ATGATAGCTTCACTTCCTATTTTTCTCTTCGGAATTTTCTTCAACCTTTACGTCACTGCGTATTGCTTTCACTGGTCAAGATGGCGGTCTATGAACAATCTCAAATACTTCGTAGTGTTTCAAACTATCGTCAACTCCGGAAACCTCTTGTCGCATTTGGTGTTGATGCTCAGAGACGAGCTCCATGCAGAACATGCAAACACGCGAGACCACGCGATTTGTGATACCCTTCCTAACATCACAGCTCTCTTAATGTCGTTATCCGTGTTTAACCTCACAGCCTTTATTGTGGTGCGGTACTTGAAAATAGAGCGACGATGGTCTTTTTCTACCGTTAAGATCACGCTTACGTTCCTAGCTATTCTACTGTCAACTGCAGCCCTACTGTATCCAGCTCTTAGCTACTTTTATCTCGAAATGCCTGTTATAAAGTGCAACGGCTGTTACTGTCCTTCGCCTGGTGTTAGCTGGGAGGCAAATTTCGACGTCTGCCTTTACGGCTATATGTTTGTCATGCTCCAGTTTGTAGTCCCAGCCgtaattcttttgtcctccgttTTCCGAGCGGTTGCAAGGCACTTGGAAAATTCACGCCCGTTAAAAGCAAGAGGCCGAAGCATTTGCATTCTGCGATGCGATTTGAAGAACATAAACATTGCCACCTTGGGAACTTTCCTCGTTATAATATTTTCCCTTCCAGTGAGAGGAATACGTTTTGTGGGAGGAGAGAGCCTGTTTTCGAACAATGTATCGCCCGTGGAAATTGAACTTTTAAATTCTGTGTTCTATGTTTTGGAAGTTTTGTGGGCTTGCGTTACAGCTTTTCTTCCCTTTTGCTTGAAACACTTAACGGACAATGAAATATTAGGACAAAGGATTCTTAAGACCGCAGTGCAGAGTGACTTGTATTGTTCTCAAAGGAGAACGTATTACGAGGCCTTCGAGGAGTTAGAGCTTTGGGAATAG